One genomic window of Bremerella sp. JC817 includes the following:
- a CDS encoding NfeD family protein, whose translation MSPEMIAVLLLLAGFGLLFLEILLPTAGVLGFLAAVMLISSVTYGFMKCSFGMGTALLVIAVGIVPFVIALAVKVWPHTPIGKMILLDSATDEIAHSNKNSLVELVGRQGIAQSRLLPGGVAEIDGRRWDVVIIGPVADQGDLIEVVEVEGNRIMVSRVDDDAAEPEKPVVEETTESLSSRNDAIFEDDPFA comes from the coding sequence ATGTCACCCGAAATGATCGCCGTGCTGCTGCTTCTGGCCGGCTTTGGACTGCTGTTTCTCGAAATCTTGCTGCCAACCGCTGGGGTCCTGGGCTTTCTGGCGGCGGTCATGCTGATCTCTTCGGTCACCTATGGCTTCATGAAGTGCAGCTTCGGCATGGGGACGGCGCTGCTGGTCATCGCGGTTGGGATCGTCCCTTTCGTGATTGCCCTGGCGGTGAAGGTTTGGCCTCACACGCCAATTGGAAAAATGATCTTGCTCGATTCCGCCACCGACGAAATTGCTCATTCCAATAAGAACTCCCTCGTTGAACTCGTGGGTCGGCAAGGGATCGCGCAAAGTCGCTTGCTGCCTGGGGGCGTTGCCGAGATCGATGGTCGCCGCTGGGACGTCGTGATCATCGGGCCTGTCGCGGATCAGGGTGATTTGATCGAAGTGGTGGAAGTCGAAGGGAACCGAATTATGGTTTCCCGAGTCGACGACGACGCGGCCGAGCCAGAAAAACCAGTCGTCGAAGAGACAACCGAGTCGCTATCCTCCCGCAACGACGCGATCTTCGAAGATGACCCCTTTGCTTGA
- the floA gene encoding flotillin-like protein FloA (flotillin-like protein involved in membrane lipid rafts), producing the protein MPLLAGWWNNVIIFGLLALGLFMLLMIGIMAFYFRLWIQSIWTGAGITILDLIGMSFRNVNAKMIVRGKIMAVQAGLGDSSGITSKALEAHYLAGGNVPQVIKAMIAANKAKTIQLTFREATAIDLAGRDVLEAVQTSVYPKVIDCPPRNAKKTSLDAMAKNGIQLKVKARVTVRANLQKLIGGATEETIIGRVGEGIVSAIGSAATHSEVLENPDMISRAVLSRRLDANTAFEIVSIDIADIDVGENIGARLQADQAEADTQVARARAEGRRAMAVAEERENLAEIENARSMLVDAEAEVPKAIAEAFQTGRLSIMDYYSLRNVQADTDMRKSIAMSSGGSTNSNK; encoded by the coding sequence ATGCCACTTCTGGCCGGCTGGTGGAACAACGTGATCATCTTCGGGCTGCTCGCGCTCGGGCTGTTCATGTTGCTGATGATCGGCATCATGGCGTTTTATTTCCGGCTTTGGATCCAGTCGATCTGGACCGGTGCCGGAATCACGATCCTCGATCTGATCGGGATGTCGTTCCGAAACGTGAATGCCAAAATGATCGTTCGCGGCAAGATCATGGCCGTTCAAGCTGGCCTGGGCGATTCGTCCGGCATCACCAGCAAAGCACTCGAAGCCCACTACCTGGCCGGGGGCAATGTGCCGCAGGTCATCAAAGCGATGATCGCGGCCAACAAAGCGAAGACGATTCAGCTCACCTTCCGCGAAGCCACCGCCATCGATCTCGCCGGTCGCGATGTGCTGGAAGCGGTTCAAACGAGTGTCTATCCCAAGGTGATCGACTGCCCACCTCGTAACGCGAAGAAGACTTCGCTCGATGCGATGGCGAAGAATGGCATCCAGTTGAAGGTGAAGGCACGCGTTACGGTTCGGGCCAACCTGCAGAAGCTGATTGGTGGTGCCACTGAAGAAACGATTATTGGTCGCGTCGGTGAAGGGATCGTTAGCGCGATCGGTTCGGCGGCGACCCACTCGGAAGTGCTCGAAAACCCGGACATGATTTCTCGCGCGGTGCTTTCGCGACGCCTCGATGCCAACACGGCTTTCGAGATCGTTTCGATCGACATCGCCGACATCGACGTGGGCGAGAACATTGGTGCTCGTCTGCAGGCCGATCAAGCGGAAGCGGACACCCAGGTCGCCCGAGCTCGTGCGGAAGGTCGCCGAGCAATGGCCGTTGCGGAAGAACGCGAGAACCTGGCCGAGATCGAGAATGCCCGTTCGATGCTGGTCGATGCCGAAGCGGAAGTCCCCAAGGCAATCGCCGAAGCCTTCCAAACCGGTCGTTTGAGCATCATGGACTACTACTCGCTGAGAAACGTCCAGGCCGACACGGACATGCGAAAGTCGATCGCCATGTCGAGCGGCGGTTCGACGAACTCGAATAAGTAA
- a CDS encoding NAD(P)-dependent oxidoreductase, which translates to MAAPTIVPGKTKIGWIGTGVMGSSMCGHLIEKGFAATVYNRTQSKAQGLLDKGAAWADTPKQVAEASDVVFTIVGFPSDVREVIQGEEGVLAGSKPGNVIVDMTTSEPSLAIEIAETAAKQDVFSVDAPVSGGDIGAKEARLSIMIGGDEAVVSSLQPCWEAMGKTIVRQGGPGAGQHTKMVNQTLIATGMIGVCEALLYGYKAGLDLKTVMQSVASGAAGSWSLSNLGPRIINNNFDPGFFVEHFIKDMGIALSEARKMGIALPGLALGEQLYQAVKAQGHGRQGTHALQLALSQLNNIDWTKR; encoded by the coding sequence ATGGCAGCCCCCACGATTGTTCCCGGAAAAACCAAGATCGGCTGGATCGGTACCGGCGTCATGGGCAGCAGCATGTGTGGCCACTTGATCGAGAAAGGCTTCGCGGCCACGGTCTACAATCGCACGCAATCCAAGGCCCAAGGCTTACTCGACAAGGGAGCCGCCTGGGCCGACACCCCAAAGCAAGTGGCCGAGGCCAGCGACGTTGTCTTTACCATCGTTGGTTTCCCGTCCGATGTCCGCGAAGTAATCCAGGGGGAAGAGGGTGTCCTGGCCGGCAGCAAGCCTGGCAACGTGATCGTCGACATGACCACCAGCGAGCCTTCGCTGGCAATCGAGATCGCCGAGACGGCTGCCAAGCAGGATGTGTTCAGCGTTGACGCCCCCGTTTCCGGCGGCGATATCGGCGCTAAGGAAGCCCGGCTGTCGATCATGATCGGTGGCGACGAAGCAGTGGTTTCCTCGCTGCAGCCATGCTGGGAAGCGATGGGCAAAACGATCGTCCGTCAGGGCGGTCCCGGGGCAGGGCAGCACACCAAGATGGTCAATCAAACGCTGATCGCCACCGGCATGATCGGTGTCTGCGAAGCGCTGCTGTATGGTTACAAGGCGGGTCTCGACCTGAAAACAGTCATGCAGAGTGTCGCATCCGGTGCCGCAGGAAGCTGGTCGCTCTCCAACCTGGGGCCACGCATCATCAACAACAACTTCGATCCAGGCTTCTTCGTCGAGCACTTCATCAAAGACATGGGCATCGCCTTGTCGGAAGCTCGCAAGATGGGAATTGCCTTGCCAGGCCTGGCATTGGGCGAACAGCTTTATCAGGCCGTGAAAGCCCAAGGGCACGGTCGTCAGGGAACGCACGCGTTGCAATTGGCTTTGAGTCAATTGAACAACATCGACTGGACTAAGCGGTAA
- a CDS encoding response regulator, with protein MIADAIPELEQCAEMECRGEVLICDDEPDICEALAHFVQKRGFDPIVTHKGGECVRLALKQRPAAILLDVNLPDVCGLDVCSQLADDDETSEIPIIILSANGNEGTIRDIRRSGARFYVRKPYDPNTVMTILEQAIQDSQSW; from the coding sequence ATGATTGCGGATGCTATTCCCGAATTAGAGCAGTGCGCGGAAATGGAGTGCCGAGGTGAGGTGCTCATCTGCGACGACGAACCCGATATCTGTGAAGCGCTCGCGCACTTCGTACAGAAGCGAGGCTTCGATCCGATCGTCACCCACAAAGGTGGCGAGTGCGTTCGTCTGGCGCTGAAACAACGCCCAGCTGCAATCTTGCTGGACGTGAATTTGCCGGACGTGTGCGGCTTGGATGTCTGCTCGCAGTTGGCCGACGACGACGAAACCAGCGAGATCCCGATCATCATCCTGAGTGCCAACGGCAACGAAGGAACGATCCGTGACATTCGCCGTAGCGGAGCTCGGTTCTATGTTCGCAAGCCGTACGATCCTAACACGGTGATGACGATTCTCGAGCAAGCGATTCAAGACTCGCAGAGCTGGTAA
- a CDS encoding PQQ-binding-like beta-propeller repeat protein: MRGAIVGWFLLALLGNTAVADDWPQWLGPDRNGEWNERRIVRKFPRKGLSQEWSVPVSGGYSGVAVADEYAYVTDRVTEPEQKERVHCIDMNTGTKLWTFDYKCAYENISYTAGPRATPLVNDSEVYILGSMGNLFCLDAITGRKLWSRDLAKVYKIRMPVWGIAASPLLWKDNLILQIGGAKGACVIALDKDSGEEVWRSLNDRASYSSPIIIDQAGRPTLLVWTADSVAALNPRNGEIRWRYPWAPRGELMRVATPVIQGDRAFFTGFYDGCLMLRIKQDEFGYEVLWQRAGRSENDTDGLHSTISTPVFDGNYIYGVDSYGQLRCIDAENGDRIWEDQTAVPKARWATIHFVKHADRYFLFNERGELIIARLSPEGFDEISRTKILSPTRQQLSRRDGVCWAFPAYAERCIVARNDEEVVCVSLED; the protein is encoded by the coding sequence ATGCGCGGCGCGATTGTTGGTTGGTTTCTGTTAGCCCTGCTTGGCAATACGGCGGTCGCGGACGACTGGCCGCAATGGCTCGGCCCCGATCGCAATGGCGAGTGGAACGAACGCCGCATCGTCCGCAAGTTTCCGCGGAAAGGTCTTTCGCAAGAGTGGTCCGTTCCGGTGAGCGGCGGTTATAGTGGCGTGGCTGTGGCGGATGAGTATGCGTATGTCACTGATCGCGTGACCGAGCCAGAGCAGAAAGAACGCGTTCATTGCATCGACATGAACACCGGCACGAAGTTGTGGACCTTCGACTATAAGTGTGCGTACGAAAACATCAGCTACACGGCCGGTCCCCGGGCGACTCCGCTGGTGAATGATTCCGAAGTCTACATTCTCGGTTCAATGGGCAACTTGTTTTGCCTCGATGCCATCACTGGCAGGAAGCTCTGGTCGCGCGACCTGGCGAAGGTCTACAAGATTCGGATGCCCGTGTGGGGTATCGCGGCCTCTCCCCTGCTCTGGAAAGACAATCTGATTCTGCAGATCGGCGGCGCGAAAGGGGCCTGCGTGATCGCGCTGGATAAAGACAGTGGCGAAGAAGTTTGGCGGAGTTTGAACGATCGCGCCAGCTATTCGTCCCCGATCATCATCGATCAGGCTGGCCGGCCAACGCTTCTGGTGTGGACGGCTGACAGCGTGGCCGCGTTGAACCCACGAAATGGCGAGATCCGTTGGCGGTACCCCTGGGCACCTCGTGGCGAATTGATGCGCGTGGCGACGCCTGTGATTCAGGGCGATCGTGCTTTTTTTACCGGGTTTTACGATGGTTGTTTAATGCTGCGAATCAAGCAGGACGAGTTCGGTTACGAGGTGCTTTGGCAGCGTGCCGGCCGTTCCGAGAACGATACCGATGGGCTGCACTCGACGATCAGCACGCCGGTCTTCGACGGCAACTACATCTATGGCGTCGACAGCTACGGGCAACTGCGCTGCATCGATGCTGAGAACGGCGATCGCATCTGGGAAGACCAGACTGCGGTGCCGAAAGCACGCTGGGCGACGATCCACTTCGTGAAGCACGCGGATCGTTACTTTCTGTTCAACGAGCGTGGCGAACTGATCATCGCGCGTTTATCGCCTGAAGGCTTCGACGAGATCTCGCGAACGAAGATTCTTTCACCAACTCGGCAGCAGCTTTCGCGGCGTGATGGCGTTTGCTGGGCGTTTCCCGCCTATGCCGAACGCTGCATCGTGGCACGAAACGACGAAGAAGTCGTCTGCGTGAGCCTCGAGGACTAA
- a CDS encoding CerR family C-terminal domain-containing protein, translating into MSSTSTDAKQRLLEAAIQEFALHGYDHGTVRRICGKADVNVNAVKYYFEDKRGLYIEAVREAHRARHQSFKDAGKEAIASGLIPPEDDPASPPRNRLKGFIRQMVALAMSAQNRVDHNHLLIFREMSEPSDATRNIVQEFVRPHFELLNEILKELLPEDTPTCKRHMFGFTVVGQCMHYKLAGPIIGMLISQEERRKLTVEAVSDHIFQVVISAIERFCESDSG; encoded by the coding sequence ATGAGTTCGACGAGCACTGATGCGAAACAGCGCCTCTTAGAGGCGGCCATTCAGGAATTTGCCCTGCATGGATACGACCACGGAACGGTTCGCCGCATTTGCGGCAAGGCAGACGTGAACGTCAACGCCGTGAAATATTACTTCGAGGATAAGCGTGGCTTGTACATCGAAGCGGTCCGCGAAGCCCATCGAGCCCGACATCAATCGTTCAAAGATGCGGGAAAAGAAGCGATCGCCAGTGGCTTGATTCCCCCCGAGGATGATCCGGCGTCCCCTCCGCGGAACCGCTTGAAGGGCTTCATCCGGCAGATGGTGGCTTTGGCGATGTCGGCCCAGAATCGGGTCGACCATAACCACTTGCTGATCTTTCGCGAGATGAGTGAGCCATCCGATGCGACACGAAACATTGTGCAAGAGTTCGTTCGTCCCCACTTTGAATTGCTGAACGAAATTCTGAAAGAACTTCTTCCGGAGGACACTCCGACCTGCAAAAGACACATGTTCGGGTTCACCGTGGTGGGTCAGTGCATGCACTACAAGTTGGCGGGCCCGATCATCGGCATGCTGATTTCTCAAGAAGAACGTCGGAAACTCACGGTCGAAGCAGTCTCGGATCATATCTTTCAGGTAGTGATCTCAGCGATCGAGCGTTTCTGCGAGTCCGATTCGGGTTGA
- a CDS encoding HlyD family efflux transporter periplasmic adaptor subunit: MSKLSSILGLVLKTLVSLCLVGGGFAAILLLGEAKTESDQTPHENIRLVEVQSAESHQSGVTFEVDGVVVPYREIQLAAEVAGRVIEKSDQLRIGRVVSAGKPLVLLDRRDYELELERLQEDLDEAVGNIEEMDVQIASTLGQIELADQNLTIQTRSADRIRSLVSRNATTEASLDEALRAELTAKTSLQSQRDQLNLQRAMKSRLENVRDRFKSEIAMAQLKLSRTTITSPIDGVVVEDNVEQDSYVQQGTAICAIRDTSKLEIKCSLQAHQMKWLWESSNGSTEQKQLGAYELPETPVTVRYQIGNETYLWDGKLTRYDGGQIDPETRMIPCRVQVENPLQVRRISEDGKVDLVTDVPTLMVGMYVQVDVHVTPRAPLVAVPVSAVYPGNRLWVVDGDVLRRRQVSVAMTEGSNALVYAGPGRLEQGESVVVSPLAAPFDGAKVEVKQ; the protein is encoded by the coding sequence ATGTCGAAGCTTTCTAGCATCCTGGGCTTGGTTCTGAAGACGCTTGTCTCCCTCTGTCTGGTGGGTGGAGGCTTTGCAGCCATTTTACTGCTGGGAGAGGCAAAGACCGAATCGGATCAAACTCCCCACGAGAATATTCGTCTGGTCGAGGTCCAATCGGCCGAGTCCCACCAATCGGGCGTCACCTTCGAGGTGGACGGAGTCGTGGTTCCGTATCGAGAGATCCAACTGGCGGCGGAGGTTGCTGGCCGGGTAATCGAGAAATCGGACCAGTTGCGGATCGGCCGGGTCGTGTCTGCCGGCAAACCGTTGGTCCTGCTCGATCGCCGCGACTATGAACTGGAACTAGAGCGATTGCAAGAGGACCTGGACGAGGCGGTCGGCAATATCGAGGAAATGGACGTTCAGATCGCGTCAACTTTAGGGCAGATCGAACTCGCCGATCAGAACCTGACCATTCAGACTCGGTCGGCCGACCGAATCCGTTCGCTGGTCAGTCGAAACGCCACCACCGAAGCGAGCCTCGACGAAGCCTTGCGTGCCGAACTGACTGCGAAGACTTCGCTTCAATCGCAGCGAGACCAATTGAACCTTCAGCGTGCCATGAAGTCGCGACTGGAAAATGTCCGCGACCGCTTCAAGTCCGAGATCGCCATGGCCCAGCTCAAACTGAGCCGCACCACGATTACCTCGCCGATCGATGGGGTTGTCGTGGAAGACAACGTCGAACAGGACAGCTACGTGCAGCAAGGGACCGCCATCTGTGCGATCCGCGATACCTCGAAGCTCGAAATCAAGTGCAGCCTGCAAGCCCACCAGATGAAATGGTTGTGGGAGTCGTCGAACGGTTCCACCGAGCAGAAGCAGCTTGGTGCCTATGAACTGCCAGAAACGCCGGTCACTGTGCGATATCAGATTGGAAACGAAACGTACTTGTGGGATGGCAAGTTGACCCGTTACGACGGCGGGCAGATCGACCCAGAAACCCGAATGATTCCCTGCCGCGTTCAAGTCGAGAATCCACTCCAGGTTCGTCGCATTTCGGAAGATGGCAAAGTTGACCTGGTCACGGACGTGCCAACCTTGATGGTGGGCATGTACGTGCAAGTCGACGTCCATGTGACACCCCGTGCACCTCTGGTCGCTGTGCCGGTTTCGGCAGTCTACCCCGGCAATCGTTTGTGGGTTGTCGATGGCGATGTCCTGCGTCGCCGGCAAGTTTCCGTCGCGATGACCGAAGGTTCCAACGCCCTGGTCTACGCAGGCCCTGGCCGGCTGGAACAAGGTGAGAGCGTGGTTGTTTCTCCTTTGGCCGCACCGTTTGATGGTGCCAAGGTGGAGGTGAAACAGTAG
- a CDS encoding efflux RND transporter permease subunit, protein MRGIVKWAISNAPGMNILMVAAILVGAFSLWQMKRETFPDFDLDMILVQVPYPGAAPQEVEEGICQKIEEAVRSLDGIKKVTSVAAEGAGSVIIELETSVRNPDRVLDEVRSEIDRIPSFPEEAEDPEVRSVTSRRPAIRVGVIGPEQDTEEAQLQLRSVAEEVRDEMLQLDGVSQIDFINERDYQIDIEIGESVLRSHGLTLGNVAEVIRRENRELPAGTIRGESQEVLLRGNNRRTSGDDLAELPLIKQAEGAVLTIGDLGTVRDEFADTTSRAYIRGKPAMAMTVSRSSDEDLLKMVDAVKNYVAQKKLPSGYELLTWSDQSIEVRGRLNLLIENAIYGLMIVFLLLVLFLDLELALWVSMGIPFSLFAAGVYLYATGETMNMISMFGFLMALGIVVDDAIVVGENIYAHRQMGKPLADAAIDGTTEVMSSVASSTATTVMAFLPLLFVSGIMGKFMKVMPMAIIAILLASLFECVTILPCHLSHKNSRLMGILKYLLFVVSWLLPVVTFASNTTTKILDWFIKNIYEPCLHWALHNRIIICGAGVCAIMVTIAIVRSGLAPIEFMPKLDGNTVQAQISFPDGTPEHVTQEWTKRIEDAFWAVNDRLSPPGESLGQVSFRTVGAQVTSGGPPGSSTEGGNGSHVGSVEIELQDTEEREISSMEIVEHWRKELGSVPGAETLTISSLALGPGATPIEFRLLADSKHMDDLEEAVEKTKAQMEMYSGLIDIADDSIPGKWEYRFRVKPKAQAMGVTTADLAETVRAAFYGQEVMRVQRGRHEVKIMVRYPQEDRHRLASFDDIRIRLNDGIERPITELAEVDIVRGYSEINRVKQKRAIKITADIAEGKGNELEIVNGLKTDFIPKLLAEYPAISVSWEGQNEQRSESMGSLLFGFVVALVAMFLLLAFEFKSYFQPLLILAIIPFGAIGAVAGHAIMGMPLTFFSMFGLVALTGIVVNDSIVLVDFINQRVQAGLPVNQALLEAGTRRFRPVLLTTITTVGGLLPLLMETSLQAQLLIPMATSIAFGEIFATVLVLFLVPVGYSIKVTILETLAPGSFHDSHSDGAIEAPVGGPLVTTTTTEQFSGTTGMPASPSHS, encoded by the coding sequence ATGCGTGGTATCGTGAAGTGGGCGATCTCAAACGCGCCCGGCATGAACATCTTGATGGTCGCGGCGATTCTCGTCGGTGCGTTTTCTCTCTGGCAGATGAAACGCGAGACGTTTCCTGACTTCGACCTCGACATGATCCTGGTCCAAGTACCTTACCCAGGGGCGGCACCTCAGGAAGTGGAAGAAGGGATTTGTCAGAAGATCGAAGAAGCGGTTCGTTCGCTCGACGGCATCAAGAAGGTGACTTCCGTCGCCGCGGAAGGTGCCGGTAGCGTGATCATCGAACTGGAAACTTCGGTTCGCAATCCGGACCGTGTTCTCGATGAAGTTCGCTCCGAGATCGACCGCATCCCCAGCTTTCCCGAAGAAGCGGAAGACCCCGAAGTCCGCAGCGTAACCAGCCGTCGCCCGGCCATTCGTGTCGGCGTGATTGGCCCGGAACAAGATACGGAAGAAGCCCAGCTTCAGCTTCGTAGTGTCGCCGAAGAAGTGCGTGACGAGATGCTGCAGTTGGATGGCGTTTCGCAAATCGACTTTATCAACGAACGCGACTACCAGATCGACATCGAAATCGGTGAATCGGTTTTGCGTTCGCATGGTCTGACGCTGGGCAACGTGGCCGAAGTGATTCGTCGTGAAAACCGCGAGTTGCCTGCCGGTACGATCCGTGGCGAATCGCAGGAAGTCCTGCTGCGAGGTAACAATCGCCGCACATCTGGAGACGATCTAGCCGAGTTGCCGCTGATCAAGCAGGCCGAAGGTGCCGTGCTGACCATCGGTGACCTGGGGACCGTGCGCGACGAGTTTGCCGATACGACCTCGCGGGCCTATATCCGTGGCAAGCCGGCGATGGCGATGACCGTGTCGCGAAGCTCGGACGAAGACTTGCTGAAGATGGTCGACGCGGTGAAGAACTACGTCGCTCAGAAAAAACTGCCCAGTGGCTACGAACTGCTGACCTGGAGCGATCAATCGATCGAAGTTCGCGGGCGATTGAACCTGCTGATCGAGAACGCCATCTACGGCTTGATGATCGTCTTCTTGCTGTTGGTGCTGTTCCTCGACCTGGAACTCGCCCTGTGGGTTTCGATGGGAATTCCGTTCTCGCTGTTCGCGGCCGGCGTCTACCTGTACGCGACCGGCGAAACCATGAACATGATCTCGATGTTCGGGTTCCTGATGGCCCTGGGCATTGTGGTCGACGACGCCATCGTCGTGGGGGAGAACATCTATGCCCATCGTCAAATGGGCAAGCCCCTGGCCGACGCCGCGATCGATGGCACCACGGAAGTGATGAGCTCGGTGGCCTCTTCGACGGCGACCACCGTGATGGCGTTTCTTCCGCTGCTGTTCGTCTCGGGCATCATGGGCAAGTTCATGAAGGTGATGCCGATGGCGATTATCGCCATTCTGCTCGCGTCGCTGTTTGAATGCGTCACGATCTTGCCATGTCACCTGTCGCACAAGAACTCGCGACTGATGGGCATCCTGAAGTACTTGCTGTTCGTCGTTTCCTGGCTGCTGCCGGTGGTGACGTTCGCCAGCAACACGACGACGAAGATCCTCGACTGGTTCATCAAGAACATCTACGAACCATGTCTCCATTGGGCGCTGCACAATCGCATCATCATCTGCGGCGCCGGCGTGTGTGCGATTATGGTGACGATCGCCATCGTTCGCTCCGGTCTCGCGCCGATCGAATTCATGCCAAAGCTTGATGGCAACACGGTCCAGGCTCAGATCTCGTTCCCGGACGGCACGCCAGAGCATGTCACCCAGGAATGGACCAAGCGAATCGAAGATGCCTTCTGGGCGGTGAACGATCGCCTTTCGCCGCCGGGCGAGAGCCTCGGCCAGGTCTCGTTCCGCACGGTCGGCGCCCAGGTCACCAGTGGTGGCCCTCCCGGGTCGTCGACTGAAGGTGGCAACGGTAGCCATGTCGGCAGTGTGGAAATCGAACTGCAAGATACCGAAGAACGGGAAATCAGCAGCATGGAAATCGTCGAGCATTGGCGGAAAGAACTGGGCTCGGTCCCCGGTGCCGAAACGCTGACGATCAGTTCGCTCGCCTTGGGGCCCGGTGCCACGCCAATTGAGTTCCGCTTGCTCGCTGACAGCAAGCACATGGACGACCTGGAAGAAGCGGTTGAAAAGACCAAGGCCCAAATGGAAATGTACTCCGGCCTGATCGACATCGCCGACGACTCGATCCCTGGCAAGTGGGAATATCGCTTCCGCGTGAAGCCGAAGGCTCAGGCCATGGGAGTCACCACCGCCGATCTGGCGGAAACCGTCCGGGCCGCATTCTACGGCCAAGAGGTCATGCGTGTGCAGCGAGGGCGCCATGAAGTCAAAATCATGGTTCGCTATCCGCAAGAGGATCGCCACCGCCTGGCATCGTTCGACGATATCCGCATTCGCTTGAACGACGGAATAGAACGCCCGATCACCGAGCTCGCTGAAGTCGATATCGTACGTGGCTACTCCGAAATCAATCGCGTGAAACAGAAGCGAGCGATCAAGATCACGGCCGACATCGCGGAAGGGAAGGGAAACGAGCTGGAAATCGTCAACGGCCTGAAAACCGATTTCATTCCGAAGCTGCTGGCCGAGTACCCAGCGATTAGCGTCTCTTGGGAAGGCCAAAACGAACAGCGATCGGAATCGATGGGTAGCCTCTTGTTTGGTTTCGTTGTGGCATTGGTCGCGATGTTCCTGCTGCTGGCGTTCGAGTTCAAGTCGTACTTCCAGCCGCTGTTGATCCTGGCGATTATCCCCTTTGGTGCCATTGGTGCCGTCGCGGGTCACGCGATCATGGGGATGCCGCTCACCTTCTTCAGCATGTTTGGACTCGTTGCTTTGACCGGGATCGTGGTAAATGACTCGATCGTCCTGGTCGACTTCATCAATCAACGTGTCCAGGCAGGACTGCCGGTGAATCAGGCTTTGCTGGAAGCGGGTACGCGGCGTTTTCGTCCGGTGTTGTTGACAACCATCACGACCGTCGGGGGCCTCCTTCCGCTTTTGATGGAGACCTCGCTGCAAGCTCAGCTGCTCATTCCGATGGCGACTAGCATTGCCTTTGGCGAGATCTTTGCCACGGTCCTGGTGTTATTTTTGGTACCAGTTGGGTACTCCATCAAAGTCACCATCCTCGAAACGCTGGCCCCTGGGTCGTTCCATGACAGCCATTCTGATGGCGCGATTGAGGCCCCGGTCGGCGGACCGCTGGTCACCACGACCACGACCGAGCAATTCTCGGGGACAACCGGGATGCCCGCGTCCCCTTCCCACAGCTAG